The genomic interval GGCTGCGCGCCGCCGGCGCCCCGGCGCTGCTGCGCATCGAGATGTCGGCCGGGCACGGCGGCGTCTCGGGCCGGTACGCGCGGTGGGAGCAGATCGCGGAGGAGAACGCCTGGCTGCTCGACGTCCTCGGGGCCACCGAGAGGCCGTGACGCCCCTCAGGGCGACAGCACCAGCGCCGCGAGCGAGAGCGTCGCACGGTCCAGGTCGGTCTGCGCCAGGTCGTCGTAGGGAGCAGGGTCCTCGCCCGCCTCGGCGGCGGCCGCGCGCAGCGGGGCGAGCGCCTGACGCAGCACGACGCCGTCGTGCTGACGTCCCAGCACCTCCTGCACGTGCTCGAAGCGGCGTGCCGACGCGACCGCCTCGCGCGCGACCTCGCCCGAGCCGCGCGCCACGATCTCGGCCGCGTACCGGGCCCGGCGGGCGGCGCGTCGCACACGGTGCAGCGCGTCGTCCAGGTCGCCGACGTCGGCCCGGGCCGCGTCGCGCACGCGCCGGTCGACCCGGCGTGCCGCCCGCCGCGTCCCGCGCGGCAGCTCGGCGTCCCACCGCCGCCGCGTGCGTCGGGTCAGCGGCGGGTGGGCGACGAGGGCGCGCAGGTCGGCACGCAGCCGGGCGTGCTCGGGGGTCCCCAGGTGCGCGACCGCGTCTGCCCGCGCACGGTCGAGCCGCGCGTCCAGCGTGGCGTGCGCGCGGCGGCGGACGGCGTCGTCGCCCGCCGCGTCGATCCGGGCGAGCAGCACCTCCAGGTCACGTGGCTCCCCGAGCACACGGCCGAGCCCGCGCAGGCGTTCCGGCAGGTCGCCGACCTCGTCGTCGTCGACGAGGCGAGGCATCTCGGAGAGCGCGGCGCGTACCCGGCGGATCGCGACGCGCGCGTCGTGCACCCCTTCGGGACCGCCCGCGACGACGTCGGACTCGGCCGCGGCGAGCGCAGCGACCTGGGCGCGCAGATGGGTGACGAGCAGGGTGCCGGCGGTGGTTCCCATCCCGCTTGATACCACGGGGGACGGGAGGGAGCACCCCTCGTGTCCGGCCGGTGGGGCGGTCGGTGGGGCGGCCGGTGGGGCGGCCGGTGCAGGACGCCTCGGCGGCCGCACCCGCGGCGTGTCAGCGCCGGTGCGCCCCGTCGCTGTGGGCGAGCGACGTCAGGGCCTGGGTCCACTGCTCACGGCTGGAGCGCGCGTGCTCGGGGGTGTCGATGTTGCGCTGCTCGACGAGGATGCGGGTGCCACCGTCGGTCGGCTCCAGCAGGATGCGGATGTCGTGGTAGTTCTCGGGGACGTCCGGGAGACCGGACAGCGGCGAGTAGTGCGTGAAGTGCATCAGGCGCGGGCGCTCGAACGCGAGCACCGTA from Xylanimonas allomyrinae carries:
- a CDS encoding CHAD domain-containing protein: MGTTAGTLLVTHLRAQVAALAAAESDVVAGGPEGVHDARVAIRRVRAALSEMPRLVDDDEVGDLPERLRGLGRVLGEPRDLEVLLARIDAAGDDAVRRRAHATLDARLDRARADAVAHLGTPEHARLRADLRALVAHPPLTRRTRRRWDAELPRGTRRAARRVDRRVRDAARADVGDLDDALHRVRRAARRARYAAEIVARGSGEVAREAVASARRFEHVQEVLGRQHDGVVLRQALAPLRAAAAEAGEDPAPYDDLAQTDLDRATLSLAALVLSP
- a CDS encoding SRPBCC family protein — its product is MSHERHIASASTFVAEPPERVWAELLHPGARWVLGANIESDFQVGSPVTFEGHFFGRQFEDHGTVLAFERPRLMHFTHYSPLSGLPDVPENYHDIRILLEPTDGGTRILVEQRNIDTPEHARSSREQWTQALTSLAHSDGAHRR